TGGAGCGTCCGAGAAGGAAAAAATGTTTGACACGTAAGCCGAGATGTGACAAATTTTACATGACAGACACGCCAGTTAAACTAACGGTCAAGTTAGACAGTCAGAGATCGTCCTTATGCACGTTGATGCCAACGAGCTTATGCCGTAAGGTCATTACAAAGGAGCCAAATTCATGAGCGATCAGTATGATGTTGAATTGTCCGAACAGCACGTCATCCTCCGCAACACGGTTCGAAAATTCGCCGATAAGGAAATTGCACCCCATGTCGACAAGGACGAGAACGAACATCGGTGGCAACGCGATCTCGTGGATAAAATGGCCGAGCTGGGGCTATTCGGTTGTCCGGTCCCCGAAGAATACGGCGGAAATGACATGGGGTATTTGGCCCATGCCATCGTAACGGAAGAAATCGGCAGGGTGTCCGGATCCCTCAGGGTCGCTTTCAATATGCAGACCATGGGAACCGCCATGTCCATTCTGAAATGGGGAAGCGAAGCGCTTAAGAGAAAGTACATTCCCGCGCTCGTTTCCGCGCAGATGATCGGCTGCTTCGGCATCACCGAACCGGATACCGGTTCAGACACCGTGGCCATGGCCACCACGGCAGTCAAGGATGGCGACCATTACATCCTCAACGGCCAGAAGATGTGGATCACCTGGTCACCCGTGGCCGACATGGCGGTAATCTTTGCGATGACCAACAAGGCCGCCAAACACAAAGGGATGAGCGCTTTTGTCATGGACATGGATTCCCCCGGGGTAAAGACGGCTCCCATTAAGGACAAACTGGGGCTATGGGCCTGCCCCACCGGTGAAATCATCATGGAAGACGTAAGGGTTCCGGCGGGCAATCTTCTAGGAGAAGAAGGGCGCGGCTTCGAGTACCTAATGAAGGAGCTCATCAGCACCCGGCTTTCCGCCGCGGCGGGTGCCGTGGGAACCTGCCAGGCGGCAGTTGACGAGGCCGTCAAGTACGCGAATGAAAGAAAGCAGTTCGGCGTCCCGATCGCTGAATTCCAGATGGTGCAGGAAACCATCGCGAGAATGGTGGTCGAAACCGAGGCAGCAAGGGCGCTGACCTGGCGATGCGCCATTCAGAAAGACCGAGGCATGGTCAACAACATGCGTGAAACAGTCCTCGCCAAGTTCTATGCTTCCCGAGCGGCGGATGAGGTTCCCAACCTGGGTCTGGATGTTCTGAGCGCTTATGGATATTCCAACGAATACCCCATGGCACGAATCCTTCGCGACGGCAAGGTATACAAAATTCTCGAGGGCGCAACCAACATCATGAAAATGATCATCGCGGCGGATGCCTTGGGAATAAAAAAGGCCAATCGATAGAACCCATCCATTATAATATCGGAGGCGACATATGAAAGAAGTGGTCATATTGGGGGCGGCCAGAACGATCGGCGGTCAATTTGGCGGATCATTTCAAAACTTGACGGCCCCGGAACTGGGTGCCGCGGTCATCCGTGAAGCCATTAACCGTTCCAGAATCGCTTCAGACCTTATCGATCAAACCATTTTCGGAAACGCCTGGCAGGCGGGGGCAGGACCGAACCCGGCAAGGCTCAGCTCGGTCATGGGGGGTATTCCCGTCGAAACCCCGGGGGTCTCGATAAACGTCCGCTGCGGTTCGAGCCTTCAGGCGTTAATTTTCGGAGCGCAGGCCATCAAGGCGGGAGACGTCGATACCGTTATGGTGGGGGGCACTGAAAGCGCCAGCCAGATCCCATACGGACTGCCGCGTGCCCGATGGGGTTACCGTATGGGGGATGGACAGTTGGTCGACCTGATGCATAAGGACGGATTCCGATGTCCACTCGGCGGCGGCCTGATGGGTGAAATCACCGACTGGCTCGCCGAGGAAAGAGGCATATCAAGACAAGAGCAAGACGCGTTTGCCGCGGAATCTCACAACAAGGCCGAGGCCGCTGTCAGAGAAGGAAAATTCGCAGAAGAAATCGCCCCGATTGACGTCAAGGTAAAGAAGGGCGACCGCATTCGGGTCGTCGATGAAGAGATTTTTCGCAAAGGGGTCACAGTTGAAAGTTTGAGCAAATTACCGGCGGTTTTTGTCAAAGGTGGAACCGTTACGGCGGGCAACGCGTGCGCCCTGTGTGATGCCGCGTCGGCCGCTGTGCTCATGGACAGGGAAAAGGCGGCGGCGATGGGGTTAAAACCATTCGCCCTGTTGCGCGGTTACGCGTTTGTCGGGGTCGAACCGAAGCACTTCGGTTTATCACCCGCCAAAGCGATTCCGGCAGCTCTCAAGAAAGCCGGCCTCACTCTCGGCGATATCGACCTTCACGAGTTGAACGAAGCGTTCGCCGCTCAGTATATTGCCTGCGAACAGGACTTGGACCTCGACCGCTCCAAAGTCAATGTCCACGGCGGCGCCATTGCCCTGGGCCATCCGGTAGCCGCTACGGGCACAAAGTTGCTCACGACGTTGCTCTATGCGATGAAACAACGCGATGTGACCTTAGGAACCGTGAGCATGTGTATCGGAGGCGGCAATGGCGTGGCTGCGGTATTCGAGCGGCTGAACTGACTTTTGACATCACGGGAGATTCAAATATGGCTGTCCAAAAAATTCTTGTCGTCGGCGCCGGAAATATGGGAGCGGGCATCGCGCAACTTTGTGCCCAGCAGGGTTTAGAAGCAGTGATTGCCGATATCAGCCTGGATCTTTCCACGAAGGCCAAAGCCCTTATAGACAAGGGCCTTCAGAAAAGGGTCGACGCGGGAAAACTGGCCGAAACCGAAAAGAAATCCATCGTATCCCGCATCTTGACGGCAGGGGATCTGAGTCCTGCCCGGGAGTGCGATTTCGTCATCGAGAGCGTCGTGGAGGATATCCAAATAAAGAGGAACGTCTTTGCGGAGTTGGACAATCTTGCCCGGCCGGATGTCATCTTTGCCACCAATACCACCTCGCTTTCCATCAGCCGGATAGCCGAGGCCACGCGGCGCCCCGATAGGGTGGTTCAGATGCATTTTTTCAATCCGCCCACGATCATGAAGCTTGTCGAGATCATGCCGGGGGCAAAAACCTCTTCTAAGACACTTGAAGTCGCTCAAACGCTGGCAAAACAGCTCGGTAAAGACCCGGTAGTTTGCAGGACCGAAGCGCCTGCGGGAATTGTCAGCCGGGTTCTCGGCCAACTGTTGAATGAAGCCACATGGCTGGTTGAATCCGGGGTGGCCGCGCCTGAGGATATCGATAAAGCCATGAAGCTCGGGGCCAATCATCCGATGGGGCCATTGGCGCTGCTCGATCTAATCGGTTTGGATGTCCATCGGGCAAAAATGCAGACGCTGGCTAGCGTCCTTAACGACCCCCGGTACAAACATCCCGGAATCATCGACCGGATGATAGAGGAAGGCTGTCTGGGCAAGAAAGTCGGCAAGGGGTTCTATTCCTATGAAGATGGGAAATGAAGTTTGAACCCATCAACCTCGGTATATGAAAAGACACCGGCGGTTCCGTTCATCAACAAGCTGTGCTACCCCACTGGCGGCCCGGCCCGGATGGATTGGGTGAAAAAGAACATAGCCGTGTGCCAGAATCTTTTCAAAGAAAGCCTGAAAGCCCTGTATAAGGAGTAGACCCGTTATGCAGCATATTACCCGAAAATTGAATCTTCAAGACATGAACCCCGGGGCGGGAATCGGGACTGAGTGGCTGGCCGCAAAGGGAAACCTATTGGCGTGCATCTCCCCGATAAACGGCGGGGCGATCGGCTCCGTGCAGCAGGCATCCGAGGAAGACTGCGAAAAGGTGGCCGGTGTTGCAGCCCGGGCATTTGAGCTCTGGCGCACGGAGCCGGCGCCCAAGCGGGGCGAGATTGTGCGCCAAATCGGAAATGCGGTTCGCGCAAGGAAAAAAGATCTGGCGGCACTCCTTAGTCTGGAAATGGGGAAGATTCTGACAGAGGCCGAGGGGGAAGTTCAAGAGATGATCGACATCTGTGATTTTGCCGTGGGTCAATCCCGGATGCTTTACGGCCTTAGCATGCACAGTGAAAGGCCCCGGCACCGGATGTTCGAGCAATGGCACCCTCTGGGGCCGGTTGGTGTGATCACGGCGTTCAATTTTCCGGTGGCCGTATGGGCCTGGAACGCCATGATCGCCTTGGTTGCCGGAGATACGGTGGTGTGGAAGCCTTCGACCAAGGCAAGCCTTACGGCTGTTGCACTGATGAAGATCATTGAACCGGTGCTCCGAAAAAATAAGGTTCCGCCGGGGGTGCTGAGCCTGGTTGTGGGGGGCCGGAAACCGGTGGGAGAGTTTTTGATCATTGACCGCAGGTTTCCGCTCATATCCGCCACAGGCAGCGTGGCCATGGGCCGTCATGTGGGGGAGACGGTCGCGGCCCGCATAGGAAGAACCTTGCTCGAACTTGGCGGCAACAATGCGGTGATCGTAACCCCCACCGCGGATATGGATTTGGCTGTGCGTGCCATTGTGTTCGGGGCCGTGGGCACGGCCGGACAGCGTTGTACCACGATTCGTCGAGTGATTGTTCATAAGGAAGTGGCAGATGATCTGGCCGCCGCTCTCATTCGTGCCTACAACCAGGTGAGAATCGGTGATCCGCTCAGGAAAGGCACACTCATGGGACCGCTGATTGATAAAAACGCCGTGTCCCTTATGCAACAAGCACTCAAGGCCCTGAAAAAGCAAGGCGGTCGAATACGCTGCGGCGGAGAAATCCTCTCCGGCGGGCTATTTGATACAGGCACTTATGTGACGCCGTGCCTATGCGAGGCCCAAAACCACTATCCCATCGTGCAGGAAGAAACATTTGCGCCCATCCTTTACATGATCGCTTACGACGATCTGGAAGAGGCGGTCAGGATGAACAACAGTGTACGCCAGGGGCTGAGCGCCGCCATCTTCACCCAAGATTTGCAGGAATCGGAATATTTTCTGAGTGTTAACGGCAGTGATAACGGCATTGCCAACGTCAATATCGGCACATCCGGGGCAGAAATCGGGGGCGCTTTCGGCGGTGAAAAAGATACCGGCGGCGGCCGGGAATCCGGCTCGGATGCATGGAAGACCTACATGCGCCGCCAGACCAATACCATCAACTGGTCTCGAGAGATGCCGCTGGCCCAGGGGATCCGGTTTGAGGTATAAAAGGGAATTTTCATGCGTTTTGTTGACGGAAACACAGCCGTGGCCATGGGGGCGCTGTTTGCCGGATGTCGTTTTTTTTCGGCCTATCCCATCTCGCCGGCAAGCACGCTTCTTTCCGCTATGATGGACAGGCTTCACGCAGCAGGGGGCATGGTCATCCAGGGGGAGGACGAGATATCCGCCATCGGTTATTGCCTGGGCGCCGCCATGTCAGGCCAAAAGGTCATGACCGCCACCTCCGGGCCAGGCATCAGTCTTTGCAGCGAGAACATCTCTTTTGCCATCGCGGGAGAGATTCCCATCGTGATTGTCGATGTGATGCGCCAGGGGCCTTCCACCGGGGCTGCGACACGGGGTGCGGACGGTGATATTCAGTTTTTGCGTTGGGGATGCAGCGGCGGTCTTCCGGTCATTGTGCTGGCACCCTCGGATGTCCGCGACTGTTTCACCCTGACTGTCCATGCCTTTAATCTGGCGGAACGGTTTCGCTGTCCTGTCTTTCTCGCTTCCAACAAGGAAATCGGAATGACCCGCGAAACCTTGGATATGGATACGGTGGAAAAGCCGGAGCCGGTGGAACGAACGCTTTACGAATCCGGGGAGGCGTTTCTCCCTTTCCGGACGGCTCCGGGCGAGGATGTGCCGCCGTTTCTCCCCATCGGAGGTCCCGTGCCGGTTCGACAGACCTCATCTTCCCACGGTCCGGCGGGCTTTATCACCAGCGATGCGCAGCTTATTCAGCAGGGGGTCACAAGGCTTCAACGAAAAATCGAAACCAACGTCGAAGCCTGCTCCTTTTATGAACTGGAAAAGCGGCCTAACGCTCAAACCCTGTTGATCACTTACGGTGTTACGGCCCGGGCCGGCCGGGCCGCCACAAGGACCCTTTTTGAAACTCGTGGCACTCCGGTCGACCTGCTTGTGCTAAAAACACTCTGGCCGGTTCCGGAGGATCTCCTGCGCGCGGCTTCCCGAGGCATGACCCGGATTCTGGTGGTGGAGATGAACCTGGGGCAGTACATTCATGAAATCCGCCGGGTCTTGTGCCATCGCAAGATCGAATTTTACGGAAAGATGTCAGGAGAATTGATTCGACCCGAGGAGATCATTCAGGAGTTTTCCGGTGCCCAGTCTGCTTGATCCCAAAAGACCGCCGGCCTTTTGCCCGGGATGCGCTCACACCCGGTGCGTGCGGGCACTCGATCGGGCATTGGGAGACATGGCGCTTAAACCGCATCAGGTGGTCATTGTAACCGATATCGGTTGTTGTGGACTCTTCGATACGTTTTTTACCACGCACGCATTTCATGGCCTGCATGGCAGGGCATTGACTTACGCCGCCGGCATCAAGCTGGCTGCCCCTCATCTGAAGGTGATCGTAGTGATGGGAGACGGGGGGCTTGGCATCGGCGGCGCCCATTTTCTTGCCGCTTGCCGGCGGAACCTGGATATGACCCTCCTGGTGTTCAATAACCTCAACTTCGGTATGACGGGCGGTCAGTTTTCCTGCACCACCCCTGCGGATGCTCAGGTAAGCTCCGGCTTTCTCAATACGCTGGAAAGGCCCATGGACGTTTGCACGGTGGCGGCCGCCGCCGGCGCGCCGTTTGTCACACGCTGCTCGGCATTCGAGAAAGACCTTCCCCAAGTGGTGACGGAATCCCTCTCATTCAAAGGGTTTTCCGTGATGGACATCTGGGGTCTTTGCACCGGACGGTACACTCGGCGAAATCCCCTGAAGCCGGAAGATCTGCACGCCGTCATGAGGAAGTTACCCGGGTTTCGAGGCCCTGTTTCGCACAACCAGCGGCCGGAATTCGAAACCCTCTACAAAGAAACCGCCGCCGGGGCTGGCCCTAAACCGGATGAGGAAGAGATACCTCAACGGTTTTCACCTCCTGCAGTTGCGCGCCGTGAGATATTGCTGCTGGGCTCTGCGGGTGGTGGTGTGATTACGGCTGCGACAATTCTTGCGCACGCAGCCATTCTCGCCGGCATGCACGTCACCCAGAAAAACGACCATGATGTAACGGTGATGCGGGGGCCGTCCATCAGTGAGCTGATTATCTCGCATGCCCCCATCGATTTCACCGGGGTGAATGCGCCGGATGCCGTTTTGGCGCTTTCACCGGAAGGCATCAACCGTAAAAAAGAACTATTCAAAGCCATGAATCCCGACGGGGTGGTCATCGCGAACAAAGGCGAGGACATCCCTCCAGCTCGTGGCCGAATCATTCAAGTGGACTTTAAAGCCCTCTGCACCCACAAAAACGATGTGGCCTTTGCAGCCGTGGTCGTCCTGGTCCGACAGGCAGGGCCGGTGTCCCTTGAGTTGCTGGAAGCCGCCGTCCGGCGGGCGTATCGTGGGAGACGGCTGGATAATTATATCCGTCTTCTAAAGCAGAAGAACCCCCCCTGAAAAGACATTGCGCGGTTTTACGCCGCAGGGGCATCGGCGGCGCCGTGAAAGAGCATGGTGCGTTTGACACGACCGGAATCTGAGCATGAGGCGCCGGAACGAGTGGTCGAACCTAATTGAATCCGCCCATAGCCGCCTGCAGGCAATTGCCGTTGATGCACCAGGATTCGGGCAGCGCGAAATACAGGATGGGATAGGCCGCATCTTCCGGCTGCATGATTCTGCCGTGATATTTCTCCATCACCGCATCCCGGGCTTTTTGCGGGAGACCCACTCGCTCGCCGTCAACGGACTCGTCCTGAGATTCTCTTACCCTGGTCAATCGGGTATCCACCATGCCGTAGGCAATGCAGTTACAGGTCACGCCAAAACGCTCCCATTCGTGCGCCACCACCTTGGTCAGCGAGATGATCCCGCCTTTTGCGGCGGCATAGTTGGCCTGTCCGGGATTGCCTCTGAGGCCGGACATCGAAGAAATGTTGATGATCCGTCCATTATGACCCGCCACCCGCATATACTTGGCTGCCGCACGAATGCAGTTGAAGGTTCCCTTAAGGCTGATGTCGACCGCCATATCCCACTGTTGATCGGTCATCTTGTGGATCATATTGTCCCGGTTGATGCCGGCCAGGTTAACCAGAATATCCAGCTTGCCGAACTTCTCGGCAGCGGTATCCATCAGTTTCCGGCAATCATCGGGCTGAGTAACATCGCCGATGCAATGGCACGCCTTTCCGCCGGCCGCATCGAGTGCATTGACGGTTTCCACCGCCGCACTCTCATCCACATCATTAATCACCACGGCACAGCCTTCCTTCACAAACAGTTCCGCAGTGGCCTTGCCGATGCCGCGGCCTGAACCGGTAATGACCGCCACTTTGTTATCCAGTTTGCCCATCTGATTCTCCAAATTTTATCTGAAATATGTTCTATGGTTTTGATGCCGGGGTCATGTATTCTCGGCGGCGAGCCGGCACCCTGATTCTCTCACCCATACGACCTTTCCGTCCAGGATGGTCATATCCACTTTCATGTCCAGGACGACCTCATCGTCAGATCGCAACAGATCCCCGTTCAACAAAATCAAATCCGCTGTTTTTCCAGGCGTGATGTCGCCCTTAACGGCTTCTTCAAAGGCAGCGCGGGCGGCATTACAGGTATAGAGAGCCAGGGCGTTCGGCAGAGAAACGCGCTCCTGAAGGTTGATTTGTGTGCCGGTTCGGGTTTTTCTGGAAAGGGCTGCATAGATGCCCGCAAAAGGGTTCAACGGTCCCACGGGGCTGTCTGAACCAGCGGCTACGGCCACGCCTGCTTTCATGAAAGACCCGATGGGATAGAGATCGGCGTGTTTTTCCGCGGGGACGGTTTGAATATATCGATCGCCGTTATCAAAAAGAAATCCCGGCTGGGTGACCACGTGGATGCCGAGCGCAGCCAGGCGATGGGACAAATGCGGGGGGCACAAAAATGCATGCTCCAGGCGATCCCGATGGTCCGAATGCGGCTTGGCGGACAAGGCCGCTTCAATGGCCGCGCAGGCGGCCTCAATGGCGCTTTCTTCCACGGCATGAATGGACACCTGCACCTCGAAGCTGTTCGCTTTGGCGACCAGCCGATGAAGGTCCTGCGGTTTCGGGTAAAGTCTGCCGGTCGTTTCGTTTAGAATAATCTTGATACCTATGAGTAAGGATATATTAAGGAAACGGCATGGGGTCTATGGTACCGATTATACCCTCACAAGGCTATATTTATTTACTTATTTATTTACCTGGAATACCGGATTGTCAACGCCGACACAACACCCCAAATCCAATTGAAGACAAAGACGGCCGCCGGAGTTAACAGCCCGAGTTCAATGCCACCGACCCCTTTTTGGGCCTTTGGAAAAACGATAAACAGTTGCACGATTGTTGGAAAGAGGCTTAAGATCGTGCCCTTATAGATCGGCCTGGCATTATACAGGGGCAAAAAAAACAACACCCCCCAAATTCCCCCCCAGACGATCCTCGGATACAACCAACCGGCAGTTAACGCCGGGGCAAGGGATACCCCCAAGGATCGGGTGATGCCCAAATCACCGAATAGCCATACGGCCAAACTGTTGACCACCGCTCCCAAACAACCTGCTGAAAAGTAAATCAGTAGTCTTTTCATAGCCTTATCTCCTTAAGAAATCAGAAAATACCTGATGCTGACTATTGCTCGCAACCCCCTAGGGGCGAACCTGTGTGTTCGCCCTGATTACGAAGGGCGAACACACAGATTCGCCCCTACAATGCCAACGGTCAATCGAAAATGCGCAATACATAAACGGTATATCGAAAAACCCGGTGTCCTTTATAACACCTTTTGTTCATGGAGTGATTCGGCGCACTCGGCGCATGCGTGAGCGAGCGCGTTGCGGCACGGCCCGTTTACTCAGTGAATTTCTCACGCAAAATCCTCACGTCCGATGGGTCGATTTTCAGGTATTGCGTTATAAAATTTTCGATACCGCCCGCTGCCGTTTGCACGGCATGCCAAAACGCATCAAAATATTCCGGTTGTGCGCTCAGCACGGGTTCGATAAGGGGTTTATCGGAGAACAGGCGTTTTGATCCCAAAAGGTATTCCAGACGCGCGATCCCCTCGGCCATATTCCGGTAGGCGCGGGAAGACAACAAATAATCCTCCAGGATTCCCTGTTTTGGCACCCCCAGGGCTGCCAGGAGCAACGCGGAGGCAATGCCGGTGCGATCTTTCCCCAATGAACAAATGATTAAAACGCCGGACTCGGTGGTTATCAAGTGGTTCAAAAAGGCGCGAAATATATCGGCGGAATCGATTACCAAAGAAGTGTAAATGAGTTTCATTCGCGCGGTAACATCGTTTGCGCTCGATGCGCTCGTCTCCAGAAACGTCATGAGGTGCCCGACACTTCCCCCGGAAACCCCCAATTCAACAATCCGCGGTGGGGAAGCTACGGGAAATTGCAGGGGGCGGTAACGCCTTTCCGCCCGCGTTCTGAAGTCAAAGGCCGTATCAATGCCAAGCCCTTCAAAGTGTTCTATATCTTTTGGGGTCTTTAATTCAACATGTCCGCTGCGAAACAGAAGATCCCCCCGCGTTGTTCGCCCATTGGCCGCCGCATAGCCACCCATGTGACGAAAGTTTGAAACCCCGGTGAAGTTGAAAAACCGATCAGACTGCAACATCGTTCGCCTCTTTTTATTTTAGTGATACCATATTTTCGACGGCGATCACTCTGAATTTTTCATTAAACCCGGTTGCATGGCCGCCAATCGGCGCTCTTTCTTATAATCATCGAATTTCTGATAGGTTTCCTGCTGCCACATGGGCGCGCCGAACACCTCGTGCTTAAAGGCGGTGATGCCGATCTTGAGAAAGTGTTTGTGATGGTGACGCAAAATCGGATTTAAGGAAAAAAAGGCCTTTAAGACTTCCTTTGGCTGCCAGTAGTACTTTCGGATTAAGGAGATATGCGCATCCGTGATCTCATCGAGATTCGGTTCTTCCTTTGTCGGCATGACCGCCTGAATCATATCGTATTTCGAATAATCTTGAACCTTGATGCGCCCGAGCCGCTCCATTTCCGCGTGAAACGGGGTACCCGGAAAGGGGGTCACCACATTGAGGCCGAGATGATCCACATATTTTCGCAAGAATTTCATCAGGTGAATCCGGTCTTTTTCCGTCTCTTCCCAGAGCCCGATCATCACGGTGGCCATGACCATGAGGCCATGGGTTTTCAGAATATGAAGGGCCTTTTGATTGACGTCAATGGTGGTTCTTTTATTAAATGCATCCAGAAACGCCTGCCGGCTGTGCTCGATGCCGAGCATGAACTGATAGACGCCGGCCTCTTTAAAGCCGGCCATCAGATCCTCGTCCCGGACAATGAGATCCGCCCGGGACTGAAGCCAGAAACGCTGGCCGGTTTTCCGGGCGGTCATCTCTTGAATAAATCCTTCCCCTTTTTCACGGGTCAGGTTAAAAATATCGTCTCCCACGTAGAAGATATCGCGGCGATAGGTTTCTTTCAGCAACTCGAATTCTTCCGCAATCTTTCGGGGGCTTTTGGATCGCCAGTTATGTTGCCAAAAAACAGCCTCCGAGCAAAAACTGCAATCAAACCGGCATCCTCTTGCGAAATTCACCAGAAAGCCGCGTTTGCCTTCGGACGGCAGCCCGACGTAGGGATGCTCCATGTTGTATAGGTGGTAGGCGGGCATGGGAAGCGCATCGAGATCGGCAATGAGGGGTCGCGGGCCGGTAAAAACAAAGCGCTCGTTTCCATCCAGATAGGCCAACCCCGGAATTCCGGACACATCGCTTTGTTTCTCGATGGCCCGAAGAAATTCATGGCAGGTAATCTCCCCTTCCCCCACGCAGATAAAATCGATGGCGGCGCATTGGCGAAGGGTTTCCTCCGCATTGAGGGACGGGTGCGCGCCGCCGGCGATGATCCGGGTCTTCGGGCTGACCTCCTTGATCAGCCGGGCCGCGTTCAGGGTGTCCGGCATAAAATAGGTACAGGCCGTGGTCAGGCCAACCACTTCGGGTCGCTCGGCCCGAATTTTTTCTTCCAGATTCCGCCAGGGATTTTCCGCGATCGTGCCGTCAAAAAACTCGATATCGAAATCGTTTTCAAGATAGGCCACCAATTGCAGGCATCCGGGACTGGGCACCCATGCCCGCAAAAACTCCCAGATCTTATGCGGCGGATCCACCAACAGAAATTTCATGATGTATCTCCAAAATAAAGTTGCCGGACAACGGCATTCAGCGGCCATTGTTCCGCCGGCGCCATTCCGAATACAAACCCGTCATCCATGATACAAACGGAATCGGAAAGTAACAGCACCGCCTCGGCATTTTGCTCTGCGATTAAGATGGTGAGTCCCTCTTGTTTCAATTGTTGAAGCGCCTTGCTGATCGTGTCCATCACAAGCGGCGCAAGCCCCAGAAACGGTTCATCCAGCAAGAGCATCGTTGGCCGCGCCATCAGCGCTCTGGCAATGGAAAGCATCTGCTGCTCACCACCGCTTAAGGTTCCCGCCTTTTGGCGGCGCCGCTCTTTGAGCACGGGGAAAAGGTGAAACATTCGATCCAACTCCGCCTTGATGCACGGCCCGCCGCCGCGATTGCGTTTCCCGGGAGGACCCGCGCCCAGAAAAAGGTTGTCCAGCACGGAAAGGGTGTGAAAGATATGCCTGCCCTGCGGCGCATGACTCAATCCTCTATCAACGATGTCCGAGGGGGAAAGGCCCGTGATATTTTCGCCATTAAAAAAAACAGCGCCTTCGGTGATGTGGCCATCCGCATCTTCAATCACACCGGAAAGGGTTTTAAACAAGGACGTCTTTCCCGCTCCATTTTTCCCCAGCATTCCGGTAATGCTCGCTTTTTCAATCGATACCGCGCACCGGTACAGCGCCCGGACATCCCCGACCACCGATTCGTACCAAAGCGTCAGGTCATTCACTTCCAACAACACCACGGGTCAGCCTCCCCAATAGGCGCGCATCACTTCCGGATTGCGCCTGATCTCGTCGGGCTTTGCCTTAGCAATAATCCGGCCCTGGTGCAACACCGCAATCTCATCCGAAAG
This sequence is a window from Desulfobacterales bacterium. Protein-coding genes within it:
- a CDS encoding pyruvate flavodoxin/ferredoxin oxidoreductase — encoded protein: MRFVDGNTAVAMGALFAGCRFFSAYPISPASTLLSAMMDRLHAAGGMVIQGEDEISAIGYCLGAAMSGQKVMTATSGPGISLCSENISFAIAGEIPIVIVDVMRQGPSTGAATRGADGDIQFLRWGCSGGLPVIVLAPSDVRDCFTLTVHAFNLAERFRCPVFLASNKEIGMTRETLDMDTVEKPEPVERTLYESGEAFLPFRTAPGEDVPPFLPIGGPVPVRQTSSSHGPAGFITSDAQLIQQGVTRLQRKIETNVEACSFYELEKRPNAQTLLITYGVTARAGRAATRTLFETRGTPVDLLVLKTLWPVPEDLLRAASRGMTRILVVEMNLGQYIHEIRRVLCHRKIEFYGKMSGELIRPEEIIQEFSGAQSA
- a CDS encoding 3-hydroxyacyl-CoA dehydrogenase family protein, translated to MAVQKILVVGAGNMGAGIAQLCAQQGLEAVIADISLDLSTKAKALIDKGLQKRVDAGKLAETEKKSIVSRILTAGDLSPARECDFVIESVVEDIQIKRNVFAELDNLARPDVIFATNTTSLSISRIAEATRRPDRVVQMHFFNPPTIMKLVEIMPGAKTSSKTLEVAQTLAKQLGKDPVVCRTEAPAGIVSRVLGQLLNEATWLVESGVAAPEDIDKAMKLGANHPMGPLALLDLIGLDVHRAKMQTLASVLNDPRYKHPGIIDRMIEEGCLGKKVGKGFYSYEDGK
- a CDS encoding aldehyde dehydrogenase family protein translates to MQHITRKLNLQDMNPGAGIGTEWLAAKGNLLACISPINGGAIGSVQQASEEDCEKVAGVAARAFELWRTEPAPKRGEIVRQIGNAVRARKKDLAALLSLEMGKILTEAEGEVQEMIDICDFAVGQSRMLYGLSMHSERPRHRMFEQWHPLGPVGVITAFNFPVAVWAWNAMIALVAGDTVVWKPSTKASLTAVALMKIIEPVLRKNKVPPGVLSLVVGGRKPVGEFLIIDRRFPLISATGSVAMGRHVGETVAARIGRTLLELGGNNAVIVTPTADMDLAVRAIVFGAVGTAGQRCTTIRRVIVHKEVADDLAAALIRAYNQVRIGDPLRKGTLMGPLIDKNAVSLMQQALKALKKQGGRIRCGGEILSGGLFDTGTYVTPCLCEAQNHYPIVQEETFAPILYMIAYDDLEEAVRMNNSVRQGLSAAIFTQDLQESEYFLSVNGSDNGIANVNIGTSGAEIGGAFGGEKDTGGGRESGSDAWKTYMRRQTNTINWSREMPLAQGIRFEV
- a CDS encoding acyl-CoA dehydrogenase family protein, which produces MSDQYDVELSEQHVILRNTVRKFADKEIAPHVDKDENEHRWQRDLVDKMAELGLFGCPVPEEYGGNDMGYLAHAIVTEEIGRVSGSLRVAFNMQTMGTAMSILKWGSEALKRKYIPALVSAQMIGCFGITEPDTGSDTVAMATTAVKDGDHYILNGQKMWITWSPVADMAVIFAMTNKAAKHKGMSAFVMDMDSPGVKTAPIKDKLGLWACPTGEIIMEDVRVPAGNLLGEEGRGFEYLMKELISTRLSAAAGAVGTCQAAVDEAVKYANERKQFGVPIAEFQMVQETIARMVVETEAARALTWRCAIQKDRGMVNNMRETVLAKFYASRAADEVPNLGLDVLSAYGYSNEYPMARILRDGKVYKILEGATNIMKMIIAADALGIKKANR
- a CDS encoding thiamine pyrophosphate-dependent enzyme, which translates into the protein MPSLLDPKRPPAFCPGCAHTRCVRALDRALGDMALKPHQVVIVTDIGCCGLFDTFFTTHAFHGLHGRALTYAAGIKLAAPHLKVIVVMGDGGLGIGGAHFLAACRRNLDMTLLVFNNLNFGMTGGQFSCTTPADAQVSSGFLNTLERPMDVCTVAAAAGAPFVTRCSAFEKDLPQVVTESLSFKGFSVMDIWGLCTGRYTRRNPLKPEDLHAVMRKLPGFRGPVSHNQRPEFETLYKETAAGAGPKPDEEEIPQRFSPPAVARREILLLGSAGGGVITAATILAHAAILAGMHVTQKNDHDVTVMRGPSISELIISHAPIDFTGVNAPDAVLALSPEGINRKKELFKAMNPDGVVIANKGEDIPPARGRIIQVDFKALCTHKNDVAFAAVVVLVRQAGPVSLELLEAAVRRAYRGRRLDNYIRLLKQKNPP
- a CDS encoding thiolase family protein gives rise to the protein MKEVVILGAARTIGGQFGGSFQNLTAPELGAAVIREAINRSRIASDLIDQTIFGNAWQAGAGPNPARLSSVMGGIPVETPGVSINVRCGSSLQALIFGAQAIKAGDVDTVMVGGTESASQIPYGLPRARWGYRMGDGQLVDLMHKDGFRCPLGGGLMGEITDWLAEERGISRQEQDAFAAESHNKAEAAVREGKFAEEIAPIDVKVKKGDRIRVVDEEIFRKGVTVESLSKLPAVFVKGGTVTAGNACALCDAASAAVLMDREKAAAMGLKPFALLRGYAFVGVEPKHFGLSPAKAIPAALKKAGLTLGDIDLHELNEAFAAQYIACEQDLDLDRSKVNVHGGAIALGHPVAATGTKLLTTLLYAMKQRDVTLGTVSMCIGGGNGVAAVFERLN